ATGGGTATATGATGGACGGAGAGCTGACAGTAGACGATGGGTATATGATGGATGGAGAGCTGACAGTAGACGATGGGTATATGATGAATAGAGAGCTGACAGTAGACGATGGGTATATGATGGATGGAGAGCTGACAGTAGGCGATGGGTATATGATGGACGGAGAGCTGACAGTAGACGATGGGTATATGATGGACGGAGAGCTGACAGTAGACGATGGGTATATGATGGACGGAGAGCTGACAGTAGACGATGGGTATATGATGGACGGAGAGCTGACAGTAGACGAtgggtatacagtcatgtgaaaaaattaggacaccctttgaaagcatgtggttttttgtaacatttttaataaaaggttatttcatctccgtttcaacaatacagagagattaaagtaatccaactaaacaaagaaaactgaagaaaagtcttttcaagatcttctgtaaatgtcattctacaaaaatgcctattctaactgaggaaaaagataggacaccctcacatgtattccctcttaaattggctcagatctcacacaggtatatcacaccagttgcacataattagtagatcgttactctgcatgttgaatgaggcttgccctatttaaacctcagacatttagtttggtgtgatcctgactgttgaagtgagagtgagcaccatggtgagagcaaaagagctgtcagaggacttcagaaaaaagattgtagcagcctatgagtctgggaagggatttaaaaagatctcaaaagattttgaaatcagccattccactgtccggaagatagtctacaagtggagggctttcaaaacaactgccaacatgcccaggactggtcgccccagcaagttcaccccaagagcagaccgcaagatgctaaaagaggtctccaaaaaccctaaagtgtcatctcgagaactacagcaggctctggctactgttgatgtagaagtacatgcctctacaatcagaaagagactgtacaagtttaacttgcatgggaggtgtgcaaggaggaaacctttgctttccaagagaaacatcgaggccagactgacatgtgccagagataaagttgacaaagaccaggacttctggaataatgttctttggacagatgagtccaaaattgaattatttggacacaacagcagaggacatgtttggcgtaaaccaaacacagcattccaagaaaagaacctcataccaactgtgaagcatggaggtggaagtgtcatggtttggggctgctttgctgcagcaggacctggtcagctcaccatcatagaatccacgatgaattctactgtgtatcagaaggtgcttgaagaacatgtgagaccatcagttagaaaattaaagctgaagcggaactggaccatgcaacatgacaatgacccaaaacatactagtaaatcaaccaaagattggctgaaaaagaagaaatggagagtcctggaatggccaagtcaaagtccagatttgaatcccattgagatgctgtggggtgacttgaaaagggctgtacgtgcaagaaacccctcaaacatctcacagctgaaaaagttctgcattgaggagtggggtaaaatttcctcagaccgatgtcgaagactggtagatggctacaagaaccgtctcactgcagttatttcagccaaatgaggtaacactcgctattaggggcaagggtgtcctatctttttcctcagttagaataggcatttttgtagaatgacatttacagaagatcttgaaaagacttttcttcagttttctttgtttagtcggattactttaatctctctgtattgttgaaacggagatgaaataaccttttattaaaaatgttacaaaaaaccacatgctttcaaagggtgtcctaattttttcacatgactgtatgatggACGGAGAGCTGACAGTAGACGATGGGTATATGATGAATAGAGAGCTGACAGTAGAACGATGGATATATGATGGATGGAGAGCTGACAGTAGGCGATGGGTATATGATGGACGGAGAGCTGACAGTAGATGATGGGTATATGATGGACGGAGAGCTGACAGTAGACGATGGGTATATGATGGACGGAGAGCTGACAGTAGGCGATGGGTATATGATGGACGGAGAGCTGACAGTAGACGATGGGTATATGATGAATGGAGAGCTGACAGTAGACGATGGATATATGATGGATGGAGAGCTGACAGTAGACGATGGGTATATGATGAATAGAGAGCTGACAGTAGACGATGGGTATATGATGGACGGAGAGCTGACAGTAGACGATGGGTATATGATGAATAGAGAGCTGACAGTAGACGATGGGCATATGATGGACGGAGAGCTGACAGTAGGAGATGGGTATATGATGAATAGAGAGCTGACAGTAGACAATGGATAGAACGACATTACTTGGTTGACAAATAATTATCGATTTACCTTCCCACAGAAGTAGACTCTGGGGGGCCACAGAGGGCCAGATGACCAGTCCATTGGCTTCATACAAGGGGTTAGTGAATTTGTGGCTCTCATTGGGTTGGTTCACCCAGGACCAGAGGGACAGTGTCTTCTGCTTTAGCTTCAGCTTACTCCTGCAGAGAGAATATGAACAACACATCCAGTGATTATTTATACGGATATATGGAGCACgggtcaggggtacaaaaatttAAACTACTTGTAAACTTTACCTTATTAAACCGCCTACAGAATGCTACATCACTGGTGTGTGCTTAACAGCTCACTAGTCAGCTTTGCCGTGTAGACTGGGACAAgatgagcagagtcatctcattatcaataGAGGTGGGTGAATTAATGACTGCTTTATTGTacccctagaggcctagataaggcAGGATAGTAACACTATATACACAGAAAGGGTTTTGTATGCAGCTCTCCTGTTGCTGCTTGGTTTCCACAGGAAGGGTTGTACTCACAGGTGTAGCTAGTTGGGGTGCAGAAGGGGTTGGCCCTTGTAGGGCCGCTTGTAAGAGCGCTGTGTTCTCTTTTCAGTTTCCCTGCTCGCTGacattgcagcagcaagcagtgtaATTACTGCTGTTCCATTCAGTGAAGAGACCGCCGAGGTtccttcaaacatctgatcaaaGGGACTGAGGGATTGCTGGGAGTCACACTCTCGacaatctgatactgataacctatcctgaggtatACTGGACAGCCCCTTGAACTATGtgctactttttatttttatttttcaggggAGAGGGGGTGGAGGGTGACAcgccatcttaaaaaaaaaaaatctgttattaaTATTGTCAtttattaaaaggggttatccaagcccTATAATGCCCGGAGCCCTCATACAGGttgtacttaccccgctcccaagCATGTGTCGCTGCTGATGCCTGCAGGGCCGcctgcatctccccatcgtgcggatcaaaacatccaacgACAGGGGTGGTTAGGAAGGCTCCTCCCCGTCTAACTTAAAAGGTGATATCTTggaataagtaacttttcacAGGTGACTGAAGCGTGCCGCGTGCCCCCCCCCATGgaaagaatcatacttacctactcccCACCACTCTGGTCCTGTGTGTCCATCTGCTCTGctacagccaataactggcttcagcaggGATGGGTCtcgtctagagatgagcgaacttctgttttaagttcggcgtctaaagttcgggtttggattagcggagaatcccgatctggaaccggatatggattccgacttccgttgtggtccgtggtagcggaatcaataatggccgattattgattccgctaccacggaccacaacggaagtcggaatccatatccggttccagatcgggattctccgctaatccaaacccgaactttagacgccgaacttaaaacagaagttcgctcatctctagtctcgtCTGGATACGTCAATGCTGACTAGTCTTTGGGAGCGGCGGATGTTCATGCAGTGCCAGGGACGAATAAAACAAGTCACAGACAGGAAGATGGACTTATACGGGAACCAGTGCAGGCAGCAGGTAAGTAGGAATCTTTCCATAGGTGAGGCAGGCTGCGGACACCTGTGAAGAGTTATTTATTCCCAGGCACCTATCTTATGGCAGCACTGAATATAGCAGCTCCACGTTTTCAAAGTACAAACGCCTCTCTCAGAGCACAGGCTTACTATCCTGCCTTATCTAAACCTCCAGCAGTAAATCTTTATCCACTAATAAtattgagatgactctgctgactctgTCCCATTccgcacagcaaagaagaaagtAAATTGCCCTGAAGAAGTAGCCTAATTTGTGCCTGGAAGCCTCCTATCCTCTCCCCCTTTTAAAATAAGCATACGAGACTGCCGAATCCAACTAGGATATGACCGTGACCTAGAGGTTCTGCATGGCATACGAGACTGCCGAATCCAACTAGGATATGACCGTGACCTAAAGGTTCTGCATGGCATACGAGACTGCCGAATCCAACTAGGATATGACCGTGACCTAGAGGTTCTGCATGGCATACTAGACTGCCGAATCCAACTAGGATATGACCGTGACCTAAAAGGTTCTGCATGGCATACGAGACTGCCGAATCCAACTAGGATATGACCGTGACCTAGAGGTTCTGCATGGCATACGAGACTGCCGAATCCAACTAGGATATGACCGTGACCTAGAGGTTCTGCGTGGCATACGAGACTGCCAAATCCAACTAGGATATGACCGTGACCTAAAGGTTCTGCAAGGCATACGAGACTGCTGAATCTAACTAGGATATGACCGTGACCTAAAGGTTCTGCATGGCATACAAGACTGCCGAATCCAACTAGGATATGACCGTGACCTAAAGGTTCTGCATAAGCAACCGCCACTTGCTGCTTGGCTTTATCACTGTTTGGGTTATATCTGAAACAATCAATAGTCACAAAACCTGTATGTGCAATGATTATAGCAGAGGTGACCAGGCAATCTGATGTGGAAGTGTACCGGTTCTGCATCTGCAGGGTGTGCCCTCAGAATACCACGGCTGTGTCTAAGGTGCCCCGCAGTCTGGAACTGAACTGACCTCTCAAATTCATTGTTGCCCAGGAAGGTGCCAAACTGAGAGGCATAGGCGTGCTCAAACAGAGTAACCAGGAATCTCTCATTAAACTCAAAGGAGCAGGGGAACTGGCGGAGGATTTGCCACACACAGTCCAGGAAGAGCAGGAACGTTGGGGCCTCCCACCTCTGCTTGCTGTTGGAgtaggcagactgggcacagCGGTGCTGAAATGGATGACCAGCCTGGGAACAGAAAAGAGATTTCAAAACTCAGCACGGTAAGATCAGTCTGCCGTTGGCTGTAATGCCTAAGAGATGAGGACTGTCAACCAATGCTGCAGTAATCATCTGGATCGGGTATAGTCATGAGGACTTTTGCCCAGTGTTGCAGTAATCACCTGATTTGAGAAACGATCAGCAGCACTGTCACCCAATGCTGCAGCAATCACCTGAACGACTCCGGCCATACCATATACATTAATGTGTTTTCCTTAGCACTTATACAAAATAATGTTTTACATAAAGTGATTTTattttaagcaattttttttactgtaaactttttttttaataactgtctaaaatttatttcattatttttagtCCCATTAGGGGACTTCACAATCTGATTGCTGatatgttttggagggggctccctctactTCCATAGGAAGGTCAGGGAAATGTGAAAAGAGGGAGCCCCTTTATGTTTATAGTTTATGTTTTCATgggtaccattttagggtccaTACAGCTTTTTGACTTCTTTTTATTCTGTTCAGATGAACAGAAAACTGcaattctggatttttttttatttttttaaacattttactgACTAAATAAAAGGTCAATTGTATTGTTTAGGCTGTTTTGTCGATTccaattatgtcttttttttagctTTATTTTTCTCCTGTAATAAAGCATCTTGTAacagtaaaaatttattttttttttacttgggattttttttctataatcttaattttttttatcccactATGAGACTTGAACATTTAATTCTATAATACACAATAATTCTGTATTCCATATAACATTATCTGACTGTAGGTGACAGGTACTAAAAGGGACCCTGTCACCAGGAAAATCACTGGCAAACCAGGCTCAATGCCTTGTAGAACCATCTCAGCTGAAtggtgcaaatgagcagttaagtgcacagagggcgGGTCCAAGCCACTTTGTGCACCCTTGTGCCTCCTGCTTccactgccagcccctccctctcattCTTGATTGACTTGACCAGGCTCTTGCACAGCCATCTCTCCTGGTCCTCCCAATCAAGGAGAGTGAGGGCCTGGCAGAGGAATCAGGAGGGTGCACAAAGTgtcttgggcccgccctcagtgcagattaactgctcatttgcacacGGATTAAAATTACCTTTTTTTCCAGTGACAAGTGAAAGTTATCATTACATTTAGCCGAGCTAGCTCTACAGTGACTGATTTTAGATTTCTAAACCATCAGCACCCTGCCATTGCTTTGTGGGCGCCCAGATGGGCTTACACAGAGAGTCCCCTCCCTCCTTTAGTGCAGGCGCTTGGCTGTCAGTGGGGAACCTGCTCCGCTCAGCACAGAACATTCGTGTAGCATGTATTCTAGAGTGTCGTAAAAACACAGGCGCTCTAGAATAAAGCCTGACTGCcgtggaaaaaataaaacaacaacaaTGTACTAGTGGTTATTAAGGGGATAATTTGtttctttaaaggggtcttccatcCTCTCTGGCAGTGGGGAGATGATGTAATGGAGTGTGtaggtatatacactcacctgtaGCCACTCCTTCTCTACCAGGGCCTCAAACCCACGGATGGTTCTGCACTTGGGCTCCAGAATAATTTGGGCCAACGAGGTCACTTGTAACGTGGAATCCATGCCCTCCGATCCGTGCACCAAGACAGAAGCCCCCTCCCTACATGAGAAGAGTATGCATTAAGCCTTTAGAATGCACTCACAATGCATTCTGAAACTGCCCCCCCAtcacaaattaaaaactaaaaactcttAAACACTTTTTTCCCTGAGATAttactcctccccccccccccccccccccaaactgtccCATTTTTCCTAGGCCTGCACTGCCTGGACTCCCTACTGCCCCCTTCTTGTCAGACTATGGAGCTTATCCTGCAAGGAGGTGGCATTTGGAGAAAGaaaggctctgatctgaggtctgcttggggcAGGGTCACTCACATCGggttctgatctgaagtctgcttgggggggggggggggggtcattcacattggggctctgatctgatgtctgctaaggggggggggggttattcacattcagggctctgatctgaggtctgcaagggggggggggttattcacattggggctctgatctgatgtctgctaAGGGGGGgttcattcacattggggctctgatctgatgtctgctaAGGGGGGgttcattcacattggggctctgatctgaggtctgctgggggggggggtcattgacgttggggctctgatctgaggtctgcttggggggGTCATATTCACATTGGGAATGTGATCTAAGGTCCTATTAGGGGTCTTATgaacactgggggtctgaacCGAGGTCGGATTAACATTGTGGGTCTGGTTGGGGCTGTGAGGtccgatgaaaaatatttttttcctcctcttaaacctaggtgcatcttatgggcagagAAGAGAATAGAAAGAGAAGTGAAAAAAGAAAGTGGAAagacagaaggaaaaaaaaaaaaataaaggaaaagagaAGGGAACCGTCCAGTAGACAATGCTCATGATGATCTACCCTCTTCCATCCCTCTTTCCCCTTGATGGGAGACACTGGGGTGAGCTATCCAGATTCTAGCCATATTAAAACCTATGGATATTTCCACCCTCATGATGCCCACCGGTCGATGCACTGGGCTGCCAGGCAGGCGGTGGTCAGGATCTCCTTGATGTGCGTCAGCCAGTTGGAGGCCTCCAGTTTGCTGAGCCAGcgatccatgttgtgggactgatCGTTGCAGGCCTCCACCAGTTTTATCAGACTCTCCTGCAGAATGTTAAATCTACAAGACAACAAAGAAAACATCAACAATTATAACCATACGATGGTCAATAGACATGGAAAAATCATGGGAGGGTTGGCGCCGCAATGCTGCCACGCTGTGGGGGTCCTGAATCACATGCCAGGAGCACGGCACTGAACCCAAAGCCAGAAGGTCTCTCCACAACCACCGTAATAATACTTCAATATCTTCTATACTCTAACCTGAGATATGGTCATACAGGTAGGGCTGGGCGATTAACCTAATTCATCTGATTACTTCGCCCTCTTTGTGCTTGATGTTATAGATTTTCCAGAAACCGTCATATCGGATTTTTATTTTCTGGAGCGCTATGTCAGTGCATGCTGAGTGGTCAATTCAATCCCTGCCACCCGCACCATTAATCCAGGCCGTTTAGCTCCATACATGCTGCGGTCAGTGGCAACCGCAGCATCTAGGCAGTTAGACAGAGGCTCTATGTCCCCATCAGGCCCCCTGCAGAGAGAATCGCAGAGTGCTGATGTGTTGCCATGGCAGCATGGGGCCTAGCCCCAGGTCTACTATGGCTGTATGTCTATTAAACTGTGCCACAGACGCAGCCTAATAGACTGCCTGTCACTGGTACAGCGCTAGGCTATAATGTTCCTTAGTgagaacaaaaaaaagtttatttacaAAAAAACCTCCATAAAAAGTGGTTTTATTCTGTAAAATTaaaagataaatataaaaaatgtgtgtATATCCACGAAATTTTAACATCATGTTGGGAATAAGTAGAAATTAAGCAAATTGCAAAACTTCTTCATATAAGTAGGTTCACGCGGAGtgttttttggaggaggttttgaggcagatttttttgcagtttttttcagccaaagccagaaatgCAGTTGGCAGGAATGGGAAATTTAAGGAATGGGAAGGAAGGAGCCTTTGGCTGtagctgaaaaacctgcaggcaattctgcctcaaaacctcctccaatAACCTGTGTAAAACTACCCCAAAAATCAGTTTGACTGCAGCTGCTAAGCTAACCAATGTgtatccatggtaacagactacaaccaACTTTTGTGTAGCCTGACCCTGCAGTCCTACATCTTCAATTTGTCTTCTACTTATTGTAACCTGCCAAATTTATGTTACCAAGTAGGAAACTGACCGTGGCGAGTATAaccgcaggatcagactacagagttattttgtagtctgttactatgGCGACACATATAATCTGcataaggcctcacgcacacgaccgttgttttggtctgcagtTTCTGAGGCTCGGGTGcagagccattcacttcaatggggctgcactccgtgtgctgtccgcatccgttgctccgcaaaaaaaatataacctgccctattcttgtccgttttgcggacaagaataggcagttatatcaatggctgtccgtgccgttccgcaaattgcggaacgcacacggacgccatccgtgttttgcagatcgcaaaacacacaacggtggtgtgcatgtagcTTAAAAGCTGTAGACACAAAGAAGAGATTTTTCATTAGGacagatccccgccgatcagctgtttgagaaggtagcggcactcgcagtagctgtttcccgcaggcccagtgacatcacgactaccATCACTGCCATTCACTTCCATAGGGCTGAgccacgcccaggccagtgatagtagtcgtgatgtcactggcctgcgagtaacagcgagaaggccgcggcactactgtgagcgccgctgccttctcaaacagctgatccaaaGGACAGATTATCAAAAAGGTGTAGATCCCCCCTTTAAGGGACAAATCCCTAAATCGTTTCAAGGAAGGTAAAGGTTCTGCATTCCGTTACCGTTCAATGGACTTGTGAATCCTCCTCCACTGAGGGTAATACGCCTCCTGCTCAAAGCCGCCGCCCTTGGCCCTGGCCTGCTGGGCCACGTTCAGCGAGCGGGTATCTATGATGTAGCCTCGTTTTCCGGGTCTCAAAGTGGCGTTAATAAGCTTCTCGTCCTCCTTACAACGTCTGCCATTCGTGCCCGTGAGCGGCTGGCTGCTGCGCATCATCACCTGCGAGGAGGGAGAACGTCAACCAGTAGAACTTACCCTCTACACATTTCATTCCTGGATCCTAACCTGCTGAGCTGAGAATCTAAGAATAAAAGAACCTATCTGAAAGACTATACAAGGACGCTTTTCAGCAATCATGTCTTATACTCTGGTCACATCCAAACCTGCATTTATCAGTAAGACGTCACTGGGCTGAGATCCCGTAAAGCTCAGGTCCAGCATATTGGGAGCACTTATACTTCTCACCTTCCCCTCGTGGCTGAAAGTTTTGAGACTTGACACAAATTTCGGTTTGCCGCTTCAGTGTTTTTTGGAtctttttgtcagatgtttctaGTGAAGTTCAGTTATAAGCATTTTTAATAGGTTTTTGTTGGGCGGATTAATCGAGGACAAACCTTTATATGAACGCTCGTTCCCTATAATCTGCccgggtaagggtccattcacatgtccgtagtgtattgcggatccgcaatacaaccggccggcagccccatagaactgcctattcttgtccacaattgcggacaagaataggacatgttctatttttttgcggagccgagGACTGGAAGTACGGGGCCGCACTCtggaaatgcggagagcacatagtgctcCGTATCCAtctctgccccattgagaatgaatgggtccgcacccgttcccgatattgcagaacggatgcggacccatttgcggacgtgtgaatggcgcTGACTGACCGATGGACGAGCGAAACGCCCATTAATCTGGTGGAACAATCGTTCATGCAGATGCCTACATCATCTTCTCTGGGCAGCGGATCGTGCCGTCTAAACACCAATCTGCCGCCCAGGAACAATGAATCTGTAGGGGAACGAGCGATGGAAGAAGCTACTGCTCATCCCCAGACAGTGGAGGCGATAGTTTCATGTAAATGCTGcaatcaggcaattatcaggaaggaatgcttacctcctgataactgcctgctcCACCGCGGCATGTAAAGGCGCCTTTAATACACCATTACTATAATGGCTGACACATATACAGTAGTTTCACAATCTTCATTTTGTAAACTGAGCCGGCCTGGCTTGCACGGCACGACGGGGCAGGCGATTATCGGGAAGAGGGCGCTCCTTCCTCATAATTGCCTGCTCCCCAGTGGAGGAAATGGAGCATTTACAAGGAGCCATCTTCTCCAacgtgatcgctaatgccatcttcATCTTCATCCAGATTCATGGTTTCtcggcagcagattgctgtttagacagaacgatctgctgcccagaagcgatgatttaggtgtctgcatGAACGACTGcgtcacccgatgaacgagtgtttcgctcattcatcgggtttCTCGGCTGCACCATGACAccagcagattatcgggaatgagtcTTCGTACAAAAATATCCGTCCCCAATAATCTGCCGGACAACTGGGCCGTGTAAAGCCGCCTTTAGTGGTGTAGTTTACTGTAGCACTTTTTCTACAGGCGACGGAAGATCGTTCTTCTTCAGACAATAGGTTACGTGAGTGTTAGTAGGGAGGAACGACTCCTAGCTGGGGCCTCTTGGATTGTCCTTTAGTACCAATGTCACCATTGTCACGGTCTGTTTTATTGctttatatttaataaaaagagaacaatttaaagggcatctgtcagcagttttgtacctacctatgacactgtctgccctgttacatgtgcgcttggcagctgaagacatctgtgtcggtcccatggtcatatgtgcctgcactgctgagaaaaatgatgttttaatatatgcaaatgagcctctaggagcaacgggggcgttaccattacacctagaggttcagctctctctgcaactgccacgcagtgcaaacatcatcacacctggccctgtcaaagtgtagagagagcagagcctttgggagtaatggtaacgcccccgttgctcctagaggctcatttgcatataaaagaacataatatttctcagcaatgcgggcacatatgaacatgggaccaacatggatgccttcagctgccaagcgcacatgtaacaggtcagatacaaaactgctgacagatgccctttaataaaacTGCAGTAAatacaaatggggtcatttatcaaactggtataaagtagaactggctgagttgcccctagcaaccaatcagattccttctttcatgtttgacagctcctttggaaaatgaaaggtggaatctgattggttgctatgggccagttctactttacagcagtttgataaatgaatGACCCCAAAAGTCTATTCAAGCCCTATTTCCCAGA
The genomic region above belongs to Bufo gargarizans isolate SCDJY-AF-19 chromosome 4, ASM1485885v1, whole genome shotgun sequence and contains:
- the MTMR9 gene encoding myotubularin-related protein 9, whose translation is MEFAELIKTPRVDKVLLHRPFHPTVGGTLCLTGHHLILSSRQDNSEELWLLHSNIDSIEKRFVGSSGTITIKCKDLRIIQLEITGMDESLNIASSIEALSTLDSITLMYPFFYRPMFEVTEDGWNSFPPEQAFELLSAETEDWRLSDVNRDYSVCQSYPPVLIVPKTMDDESLRKVAAFRQGGRFPVQSYYHRKNGMVMMRSSQPLTGTNGRRCKEDEKLINATLRPGKRGYIIDTRSLNVAQQARAKGGGFEQEAYYPQWRRIHKSIERFNILQESLIKLVEACNDQSHNMDRWLSKLEASNWLTHIKEILTTACLAAQCIDREGASVLVHGSEGMDSTLQVTSLAQIILEPKCRTIRGFEALVEKEWLQAGHPFQHRCAQSAYSNSKQRWEAPTFLLFLDCVWQILRQFPCSFEFNERFLVTLFEHAYASQFGTFLGNNEFERSKLKLKQKTLSLWSWVNQPNESHKFTNPLYEANGLVIWPSVAPQSLLLWEGVFLRWNRSSMYLEDAYEEMVHIIEYNKELQVRVNALRRQLAELETEDGMLETP